A genomic window from Neoarius graeffei isolate fNeoGra1 chromosome 5, fNeoGra1.pri, whole genome shotgun sequence includes:
- the slc50a1 gene encoding sugar transporter SWEET1 — MDFLQLLSWACIVFTIGMFSTGVTDLKKMRATQSADNVQFLPFLTTSLNNLGWLYYGVLKKDGTVVLVNSIGASLQCLYILTYLHYAKEKMNVFLQTLGMVCMLCVSWVYFSMIVPPGSTQLSQLGLACSVFTITMYLSPLADLLEIIRTRSVERLSFSLTVATFFTSSSWTLYGLQLEDYYIMVPNTPGIVTSLIRFLLFRLFGSASQDKPSYKSFQI; from the exons ATGGATTTTCTGCAGTTGTTATCATGGGCGTGCATCGTGTTTACCATCGGCATGTTCTCCACAGGAGT GACCGATTTGAAGAAAATGAGAGCCACTCAGAGTGCCGATAATGTCCAGTTTCTGCCTTTCCTCACCACAAGCTTAAA TAATCTAGGCTGGCTGTACTATGGGGTGCTGAAAAAAGATGGCACGGTGGTGCTTGTTAATTCCATTGGAGCCTCTCTACAGTGTCTGTATATCCTCACCTACTTGCATTATGCCAAAGAGAAG ATGAACGTGTTTCTGCAGACATTGGGCATGGTGTGTATGTTGTGTGTATCATGGGTGTATTTCAGCATGATTGTTCCTCCGGGAAGCACTCAGCTTTCACAGCTTGGCCTTGCCTGCAGCGTCTTCACCATCACCATGTACCTGTCACCGCTCGCTGACCTG CTGGAAATAATACGCACTCGTTCAGTAGAGCGCTTGTCCTTCTCCCTCACTGTTGCCACCTTCTTTACATCGTCCTCCTGGACTCTGTATGGCCTTCAGCTAGAGGATTACTACATTATG gtTCCCAACACCCCAGGTATCGTGACGAGTCTCATCCGTTTCCTCCTCTTCAGGCTGTTCGGATCTGCTAGTCAAGACAAGCCATCTTATAAATCTTTCCAAATCTAA